The Dioscorea cayenensis subsp. rotundata cultivar TDr96_F1 chromosome 19, TDr96_F1_v2_PseudoChromosome.rev07_lg8_w22 25.fasta, whole genome shotgun sequence genome includes a window with the following:
- the LOC120250613 gene encoding uncharacterized protein LOC120250613, producing MTFIFSSTIPCKTSINTSTTTSRTSRRKIRRRRRRRCSNSGNGIKKGREGAHNGTKRTSSSSSSSSCKEVEKRLQALKDIIPRRSSTIMKKDDDDDDDDQSINVEKLFEDTAGYIVLLKAQVEVLNHLVQLYQFVS from the coding sequence ATGACCTTCATCTTCTCATCAACCATTCCATGCAAAACTAGTATTAATACTAGTACTACAACTTCAAGAACATCAAGaaggaaaataagaagaagaagaagaagaagatgtagcAATAGTGGTAATGGAATAAAGAAAGGAAGAGAAGGAGCACATAATGGAACAAAgagaacatcatcatcatcatcatcatcatcatgtaaAGAAGTGGAGAAGAGGTTGCAAGCTCTTAAAGATATCATTCCAAGAAGAAGTTCTACCATTATGaagaaagatgatgatgatgatgatgatgatcaaagTATCAATGTTGAGAAGTTGTTTGAGGACACTGCTGGTTATATAGTCTTGCTCAAAGCTCAAGTTGAGGTTTTGAATCATTTAGTGCAACTTTATCAATTTGTATCATAG
- the LOC120283416 gene encoding LOW QUALITY PROTEIN: plant intracellular Ras-group-related LRR protein 7 (The sequence of the model RefSeq protein was modified relative to this genomic sequence to represent the inferred CDS: deleted 1 base in 1 codon), with protein sequence MGCYSSKTADSPANRVARWRSTGIVALRDRKLKEVPSEIVEVDRFVRTLDLTNNNIVEIPSEISRLISMQRLVLAENLIERLPANLGVFKSLKVLKLDGNRIKTLPDDLGSLSRLEKLSIAGNSLLSLPKTIGDLHNLLLLNVSNNKLKSFPESIGSCTSLEELQADGNLVEELPSSICSLTNLKSLSLNSNNVKKLPQNLLKDCKALQNISLHENPISMDQFQQMEGFQSFEARRKKKFDKQIDSNVMMSSSGLDEGLDLKNSR encoded by the exons ATGGGGTGTTATAGCAGCAAGACCGCGGATTCACCTGCCAATCGTGTCGCTAGGTGGAGATCCACTGGCATCGTTGCCCTCAGAGACCGCAAATTAAAG GAAGTCCCTAGTGAAATT GTCGAGGTGGATAGATTTGTGCGGACACTTGATTTAACAAACAACAACATTG TTGAAATACCCTCAGAGATTAGCAGATTAATCAGTATGCAGCGTCTG gTCTTAGCTGAAAATCTAATAGAGCGCTTACCAGCCAACCTGGGGGTCTTTAAGTCTCTGAAGGTTCTCAAACTTGATGGGAATCGGATTAAGACCTTGCCTGATGATT TGGGCTCCCTTTCTAGGCTTGAAAAGTTGTCTATTGCTGGAAATTCACTGCTGAGCTTGCCCAAAACAATAGGAGATTTGCACAAT TTGTTGCTGCTAAATGTTTCCAACAACAAGTTAAAGTCCTTTCCAGAATCAATTGGGAGCTGTACTTCCTTGGAAGAATTGCAGGCAGATG GCAATCTTGTTGAAGAACTCCCTTCATCAATTTGCAGTCTTACTAACTTAAAATCTCTCTCATTGAACAGTAATAACGTCAAAAAG CTTCCCCAGAATCTGCTGAAAGATTGCAAGGCTCTGCAGAACATCTCCCTTCATGAAAATCCCATTTCAATGGATCAATTTCAGCAA atGGAAGGATTTCAAAGTTTTGAAGCTCGCAGAAAGAAGAAATTCGACAAACAAATCGATTCAAATGTTATGATGAGTTCCTCCGGACTTGATGAAGGTCTTGACCTGAAAAATTCTCGATAA